In a single window of the Zea mays cultivar B73 chromosome 5, Zm-B73-REFERENCE-NAM-5.0, whole genome shotgun sequence genome:
- the LOC100282921 gene encoding alkaline phosphatase D precursor produces the protein MAATFALLLLLILSSSVRAAPDAVVSRIAFGSCANQSEPQPIWNAVAGFDPQVFVWLGDNVYGDNKRPFRVFGRERTVGPWKNVPRFYPSTEEELRRRYQLARAQPGYARLRERAQVLGTWDDHDYGLNDAGKELSGKVIAQRLMLDFLDEPEDSKRRKQAGVYASYMFGPEGKRVKVILLDTRYHRDPLLSDGTILGDPQWQWLERELHGPQSEITIIGSSIQVVSNLSATTGPLFYVESWARFPRERERLFRLIDSSKRPGVLFISGDVHFGEITRFDCGAEYPSYDVTSSGLTQSVENSVPEVFQPLMRLLAILTPTTMRVLSPNCQYKSCTIGQPNFGAIEIDWNAVPPRIKLELRDVEGHSVHSVEFPISELQPSEAHAIKRQTHTFQRHCTLETELPWLTRYRLALMLFVIIAVFAVVVVMLAIACLSNFTKSSKKSKKE, from the exons ATGGCGGCCACTTTCGCCCTCCTCCTTCTCCTGATCCTGTCCTCGTCGGTCCGCGCCGCCCCCGACGCCGTGGTGTCCAGGATCGCCTTCGGATCCTGTGCCAACCAGAGCGAGCCCCAG CCCATTTGGAACGCCGTCGCGGGGTTCGACCCGCAGGTGTTCGTCTGGCTCGGGGACAACGTCTACGGCGACAACAAGCGCCCATTCCGGGTCTTCGGGAGGGAGCGCACCGTGGGGCCCTGGAAGAACGTGCCGCGCTTCTACCCTTCCACCGAGGAGGAGCTGCGGAGGCGGTACCAGCTCGCCAGGGCGCAGCCCGGGTACGCCAGGCTCAGGGAGAGGGCTCAG GTTCTTGGAACATGGGATGACCATGATTATGGATTGAATGATGCAGGAAAAGAACTTAGTGGGAAAGTGATTGCTCAAAGGCTTATGTTAGATTTCTTGGATGAACCTGAAGACAGTAAACG GAGGAAACAAGCTGGTGTTTATGCCTCATACATGTTTGGCCCTGAAGGAAAACGTGTGAAG GTAATCTTGCTGGATACCAGATATCACAGAGACCCGCTATTAAGTGATGGAACTATTCTGGGAGATCCCCAGTGGCAGTGGCTAGAGAGGGAGCTTCATGGTCCACAATCAGAGATCACCATCATTGGATCTTCGATCCAG GTAGTGTCTAATCTTTCAGCCACTACTGGGCCTTTGTTCTATGTGGAGTCCTGGGCACGCTTCCCGAGGGAGAGAGAAAGGCTGTTCAGATTGATTGATAGTAGTAAG AGACCTGGAGTGCTATTTATTAGTGGGGATGTCCATTTCGGAGAAATCACCAGATTCGATTGTGGAGCTGAATACCCATCATATGATGTTACTTCGAGTGGTCTTACCCAATCTGTCGAGAACTCTGTGCCAGAAGTGTTTCAACCTCTTATGAGACTTCTGGCAATACTAACACCAACTACCATGCGAGTTTTGAGCCCAAATTGCCAATATAAATCATGTACAATAG GCCAACCAAATTTTGGAGCGATTGAAATTGATTGGAACGCTGTACCTCCGCGGATTAAACTTGAACTAAGAGATGTTGAGGGTCATTCTGTTCACAGCGTAGAGTTCCCTATATCTGAACTGCAGCCCTCGGAAGCGCATGCAATCAAAAGACAAACCCATACTTTCCAACGTCACTGTACTCTCGAAACAGAGCTCCCATGGCTAACACGATACCGGCTTGCTCTGATGCTGTTTGTCATCATAGCTG TTTTTGCGGTGGTTGTGGTGATGCTAGCGATCGCCTGCTTGTCAAACTTTACCAAGTCCAGTAAGAAAAGCAAGAAGGAATAG